The following are encoded in a window of Kitasatospora sp. NBC_01250 genomic DNA:
- a CDS encoding DUF6114 domain-containing protein, with the protein MTSASAPAWPDGAGLFTRLRLRFRAWRRTRPFWGGLLSAVAGFPILYFPYAHLGIGDLTMAMATTGGAGALVIGLLMIALGVSAWFQPATRYFCGIAVTILALISIPVSNLGGFTLGLIPGLIGGGLLCAWAPVKDQEQAAVAVAADPNIPPSLPPQTTAEHATAEFTAEPAPAEQVEQTVQLPEQSGTTEQAGDVK; encoded by the coding sequence GTGACCAGCGCATCTGCCCCCGCTTGGCCCGACGGCGCGGGCCTCTTCACCCGGCTCCGGCTCAGGTTCCGCGCCTGGCGCCGCACCCGGCCGTTCTGGGGCGGTCTGCTGTCCGCCGTCGCGGGCTTTCCGATCCTCTACTTCCCCTACGCCCACCTCGGCATCGGCGACCTCACCATGGCGATGGCGACCACGGGCGGCGCCGGCGCCCTGGTCATCGGGCTGCTGATGATCGCGCTCGGGGTCTCGGCCTGGTTCCAGCCGGCCACCAGATACTTCTGCGGGATCGCGGTCACCATCCTGGCGCTGATCTCGATCCCGGTCTCCAACCTCGGTGGCTTCACCCTCGGTCTGATCCCCGGTCTGATCGGCGGCGGGCTGCTCTGCGCCTGGGCGCCGGTCAAGGACCAGGAGCAGGCCGCCGTCGCGGTGGCCGCGGACCCCAACATCCCGCCCTCCCTCCCGCCGCAGACCACGGCCGAGCACGCCACCGCCGAGTTCACCGCCGAGCCTGCCCCTGCCGAGCAGGTCGAGCAGACCGTGCAGCTCCCCGAGCAGTCCGGCACGACCGAGCAGGCGGGAGACGTGAAGTGA